The following proteins are encoded in a genomic region of Nicotiana sylvestris chromosome 4, ASM39365v2, whole genome shotgun sequence:
- the LOC104228767 gene encoding uncharacterized protein isoform X2, which translates to MKELADVVAHDQGRFGSLKLMVLYRSSERMLADAVGADEGITIFYYHHSHPHKYLGRLRVQNILSSLYYVMSLLPEQLPFKILKTPEDLENFLGSTDKALILSEFCGWTQKLLAKGGNNNSERGFGFHEQFNGTIAAKENENQGLENANMDCGVDNRFSDMPWLSEFTSANNSAFLAAENMSLNSGASCKIDEFQHFESFLPKFLTVARDLFLPPERLRFGLVLDRALLSSLNIKDSGSWLVTLHFAGCLSCLKVLREGDDLKAFAKIQAWPVVELEDDVDDLENALPANKPSVVLFIDRSSDSFRIREKSRKALDSFREFALKIQMSNEMSEPKAFRSQKTSLKAFQASRSTSKHPKVGLLSASQKINIKDKMSIVVLNQGKQVILEDLVSGLQGSTLHEVLAYALQQKKEVKLSSLAKDAGFQLLSEDFDIKTVQALPGQTEVQSNKASELLVEGVSEGIIDPDKKAKLHEDAILGKQYNEQSESNKAKPSHVSQKDAETILVHTEVQSDELCPLEGALVGPIDSGKDQMLHVDEGKHIEQMKPVNTELQNDENNLLEDESSQKSVNFGHDGMMEVANSPSAEETVEKLDEQNEKRNFRSSFFFLDGHYRRLRALTSGSNIPSVVLIDPTSQQHYVLSEQTDFSCTLLSEFLDGFLNGSLHPYQQSEHVVPTIRDAPIPPFVNLDFHEADSIPRVTVHMFNELVFYNQSDSKNAGNSRDRDVLVLFSNSWCGFCQRMELVVREVYRAIKGYTKTLRNGFKNEKLSLNRDEASNANLKFPMIYLMDCTLNDCSPILKSAAQRELYPSLLLFPAGRKKAIPYGGDIVVSNIIDFLAHNGGHFYGLLQEKGILWSEGEPGINHNMNAEAPPFKNLPHEIILQEGPPTLDVQFSENRAPLSSSAKTSFHVIVGSILVATEKLLNVHPFDGSKVLVVKVNQSTGFQGLIVNKHISWDSLDELEDNLQLLKEAPLSFGGPVMKRGMPLVSLSRKYIVNQSMEVLPNVYFLDHRATISIIEELRLGNQSIHDFWFFLGFSSWGWGQLFDEISEGAWIVRNHDEEQIDGAWR; encoded by the exons ATGAAGGAATTGGCTGATGTAGTTGCTCATGACCAAGGGAGATTTGGTTCACTGAAGCTGATGGTATTATATAGGAGCAGTGAGAGAATGCTGGCAGATGCAGTTGGAGCTGATGAGGGAATAACAATATTTTATTATCATCACTCACACCCCCACAAGTATCTGGGAAGACTTCGAGTGCAGAACATATTGTCATCTTTATATTATGTTATGTCACTGTTGCCAGAACAGCTTCCATTCAAAATTTTAAAGACACCCGAAGACTTAGAAAATTTTCTTGGTTCAACTGATAAGGCTTTGATTCTTTCTGAATTTTGTGGATGGACCCAGAAATTGCTAGCTAAAGGTGGCAATAACAACAGCGAACGTGGTTTTG GATTTCACGAACAGTTTAATGGAACAATTGCAGCTAAAGAGAATGAAAATCAG GGATTGGAAAATGCGAATATGGATTGCGGTGTTGACAATCGATTTAGTGACATGCCTTGGCTTAGCGAGTTTACCTCAGCAAACAATAGTGCTTTCCTCGCGGCTGAGAATATGAGCCTTAATAGTGGGGCTTCCTGTAAAATTGATGAATTCCAACATTTCGAATCATTCTTACCAAAGTTTTTAACTGTTGCGAGAGACTTATTTCTTCCTCCTGAAAGGCTAAGATTCGGTCTGGTTCTTGATAGAGCGTTGCTTTCATCACTGAACATTAAGGATTCTGGATCATGGCTGGTGACATTGCATTTTGCTGGATGCCTCAGTTGTTTGAAGGTTCTCAGAGAAGGTGATGATCTCAAAGCTTTTGCCAAAATTCAAGCTTGGCCAGTTGTAGAG CTGGAGGATGATGTGGATGATCTTGAGAATGCTCTTCCAGCAAATAAGCCATCGGTTGTTCTTTTCATTGATAGATCGTCTGACTCCTTTAGAATCAGAGAAAAGAGCAGGAAGGCTCTTGATTCATTTAGAGAGTTTGCCCTGAAAATTCAGATGTCAAATGAAATGAGTGAACCAAAAGCATTCAGATCGCAAAAGACATCTCTTAAGGCTTTTCAAGCATCAAGAAGTACTTCCAAACACCCTAAAGTAGGGCTTTTGTCAGCATCTCAAAAAATAAATATCAAAGACAAGATGTCAATTGTTGTATTGAACCAGGGAAAACAAGTCATCCTGGAAGATCTGGTTTCGGGACTACAGGGGAGTACATTGCATGAAGTCTTGGCATATGCACTTCAGCAAAAGAAGGAAGTGAAATTGAGCTCACTTGCGAAAGATGCAGGATTTCAACTTTTATCTGAAGATTTTGACATCAAAACTGTTCAAGCTTTACCAGGTCAAACAGAAGTTCAGTCGAACAAGGCTTCGGAGCTCCTTGTGGAAGGTGTTTCTGAAGGTATTATTGATCCAGATAAAAAAGCAAAGCTGCATGAAGATGCCATTTTGGGGAAGCAATACAATGAACAATCTGAATCAAATAAAGCCAAGCCTTCTCACGTTAGCCAAAAAGATGCTGAAACTATATTGGTGCACACGGAAGTCCAGTCAGATGAACTTTGTCCTTTAGAAGGTGCTCTAGTAGGGCCTATTGATTCAGGTAAGGATCAAATGCTGCATGTTGACGAAGGGAAACACATCGAACAAATGAAACCTGTTAATACTGAATTGCAAAATGATGAGAACAATTTACTTGAAGATGAAAGTTCACAAAAATCTGTAAACTTTGGTCATGATGGTATGATGGAGGTTGCTAATAGTCCTAGTGCAGAGGAAACAGTCGAGAAGCTGGATGAGCAGAATGAAAAGAGAAACTTCagatcttccttcttctttctggATGGTCACTATAGACGACTTAGAGCTCTGACGTCAGGTTCAAATATACCATCTGTGGTACTAATTGATCCCACTTCGCAGCAACACTATGTTTTAAGCGAGCAAACAGATTTCAGCTGCACTTTGCTATCTGAATTTCTTGATGGCTTTCTCAATGGAAGTCTTCATCCATATCAACAGTCTGAGCATGTTGTTCCAACAATTAGGGATGCTCCAATTCCACCATTTGTTAATCTGGATTTTCACGAGGCTGATTCTATCCCTCGAGTGACAGTGCATATGTTCAATGAGCTGGTCTTTTATAATCAGTCTGATTCCAAAAATGCTGGTAATTCTCGAGATAGGGATGTTTTGGTTCTTTTCAGCAATAGCTGGTGTGGGTTTTGCCAGAGGATGGAACTGGTTGTTCGTGAAGTGTATCGTGCAATCAAGGGATATACTAAAACCCTAAGGAATGGGTTTAAGAATGAGAAACTGTCATTGAATAGGG ATGAGGCGAGCAATGCGAACCTGAAGTTTCCAATGATCTACTTGATGGATTGTACATTAAATGACTGCAGCCCAATCCTGAAATCTGCGGCTCAG AGGGAACTTTATCCATCTCTACTATTATTTCCAGCTGGGAGGAAGAAAGCTATCCCTTATGGTGGAGATATAGTAGTATCTAACATCATTGACTTTCTTGCTCACAACGGGGGCCACTTTTACGGTCTTCTTCAGGAGAAAG GTATACTGTGGAGTGAAGGTGAACCAGGGATAAATCATAACATGAATGCAGAAGCTCCTCCATTTAAGAACTTACCGCATGAAATAATACTTCAAGAAGGACCACCAACGTTAGATGTTCAGTTCAGCGAAAATAGAGCTCCTCTTAGTAGCTCCGCGAAAACATCCTTTCATGTGATTGTTGGTTCCATCCTTGTTGCTACGGAGAAGCTTCTAAATGTTCACCCATTCGATGGATCGAAAGTACTTGTTGTGAAAGTGAATCAAAGCACAGGATTTCAAGGTCTGATTGTCAACAAACATATCAGCTGGGACTCGCTTGATGAACTTGAAGATAACTTACAGCTTCTGAAGGAGGCTCCTCTATCTTTCGGTGGCCCTGTTATGAAACGTGGAATGCCTCTCGTTTCATTGTCCAGAAAGTATATTGTTAATCAGTCCATGGAAGTATTACCAAATGTTTATTTTCTTGACCATAGGGCCACAATAAGCATCATAGAAGAGCTAAGGCTAGGAAACCAGTCTATCCATGATTTCTGGTTCTTTTTGGGATTTTCGAGTTGGGGTTGGGGCCAGCTATTTGATGAAATTTCTGAAGGAGCTTGGATTGTTAGAAATCATGATGAGGAGCAAATTGATGGGGCTTGGAGATGA
- the LOC104228767 gene encoding uncharacterized protein isoform X5, whose product MEQLQLKRMKIRWQMGLENANMDCGVDNRFSDMPWLSEFTSANNSAFLAAENMSLNSGASCKIDEFQHFESFLPKFLTVARDLFLPPERLRFGLVLDRALLSSLNIKDSGSWLVTLHFAGCLSCLKVLREGDDLKAFAKIQAWPVVELEDDVDDLENALPANKPSVVLFIDRSSDSFRIREKSRKALDSFREFALKIQMSNEMSEPKAFRSQKTSLKAFQASRSTSKHPKVGLLSASQKINIKDKMSIVVLNQGKQVILEDLVSGLQGSTLHEVLAYALQQKKEVKLSSLAKDAGFQLLSEDFDIKTVQALPGQTEVQSNKASELLVEGVSEGIIDPDKKAKLHEDAILGKQYNEQSESNKAKPSHVSQKDAETILVHTEVQSDELCPLEGALVGPIDSGKDQMLHVDEGKHIEQMKPVNTELQNDENNLLEDESSQKSVNFGHDGMMEVANSPSAEETVEKLDEQNEKRNFRSSFFFLDGHYRRLRALTSGSNIPSVVLIDPTSQQHYVLSEQTDFSCTLLSEFLDGFLNGSLHPYQQSEHVVPTIRDAPIPPFVNLDFHEADSIPRVTVHMFNELVFYNQSDSKNAGNSRDRDVLVLFSNSWCGFCQRMELVVREVYRAIKGYTKTLRNGFKNEKLSLNRDEASNANLKFPMIYLMDCTLNDCSPILKSAAQRELYPSLLLFPAGRKKAIPYGGDIVVSNIIDFLAHNGGHFYGLLQEKGILWSEGEPGINHNMNAEAPPFKNLPHEIILQEGPPTLDVQFSENRAPLSSSAKTSFHVIVGSILVATEKLLNVHPFDGSKVLVVKVNQSTGFQGLIVNKHISWDSLDELEDNLQLLKEAPLSFGGPVMKRGMPLVSLSRKYIVNQSMEVLPNVYFLDHRATISIIEELRLGNQSIHDFWFFLGFSSWGWGQLFDEISEGAWIVRNHDEEQIDGAWR is encoded by the exons ATGGAACAATTGCAGCTAAAGAGAATGAAAATCAGGTGGCAGATG GGATTGGAAAATGCGAATATGGATTGCGGTGTTGACAATCGATTTAGTGACATGCCTTGGCTTAGCGAGTTTACCTCAGCAAACAATAGTGCTTTCCTCGCGGCTGAGAATATGAGCCTTAATAGTGGGGCTTCCTGTAAAATTGATGAATTCCAACATTTCGAATCATTCTTACCAAAGTTTTTAACTGTTGCGAGAGACTTATTTCTTCCTCCTGAAAGGCTAAGATTCGGTCTGGTTCTTGATAGAGCGTTGCTTTCATCACTGAACATTAAGGATTCTGGATCATGGCTGGTGACATTGCATTTTGCTGGATGCCTCAGTTGTTTGAAGGTTCTCAGAGAAGGTGATGATCTCAAAGCTTTTGCCAAAATTCAAGCTTGGCCAGTTGTAGAG CTGGAGGATGATGTGGATGATCTTGAGAATGCTCTTCCAGCAAATAAGCCATCGGTTGTTCTTTTCATTGATAGATCGTCTGACTCCTTTAGAATCAGAGAAAAGAGCAGGAAGGCTCTTGATTCATTTAGAGAGTTTGCCCTGAAAATTCAGATGTCAAATGAAATGAGTGAACCAAAAGCATTCAGATCGCAAAAGACATCTCTTAAGGCTTTTCAAGCATCAAGAAGTACTTCCAAACACCCTAAAGTAGGGCTTTTGTCAGCATCTCAAAAAATAAATATCAAAGACAAGATGTCAATTGTTGTATTGAACCAGGGAAAACAAGTCATCCTGGAAGATCTGGTTTCGGGACTACAGGGGAGTACATTGCATGAAGTCTTGGCATATGCACTTCAGCAAAAGAAGGAAGTGAAATTGAGCTCACTTGCGAAAGATGCAGGATTTCAACTTTTATCTGAAGATTTTGACATCAAAACTGTTCAAGCTTTACCAGGTCAAACAGAAGTTCAGTCGAACAAGGCTTCGGAGCTCCTTGTGGAAGGTGTTTCTGAAGGTATTATTGATCCAGATAAAAAAGCAAAGCTGCATGAAGATGCCATTTTGGGGAAGCAATACAATGAACAATCTGAATCAAATAAAGCCAAGCCTTCTCACGTTAGCCAAAAAGATGCTGAAACTATATTGGTGCACACGGAAGTCCAGTCAGATGAACTTTGTCCTTTAGAAGGTGCTCTAGTAGGGCCTATTGATTCAGGTAAGGATCAAATGCTGCATGTTGACGAAGGGAAACACATCGAACAAATGAAACCTGTTAATACTGAATTGCAAAATGATGAGAACAATTTACTTGAAGATGAAAGTTCACAAAAATCTGTAAACTTTGGTCATGATGGTATGATGGAGGTTGCTAATAGTCCTAGTGCAGAGGAAACAGTCGAGAAGCTGGATGAGCAGAATGAAAAGAGAAACTTCagatcttccttcttctttctggATGGTCACTATAGACGACTTAGAGCTCTGACGTCAGGTTCAAATATACCATCTGTGGTACTAATTGATCCCACTTCGCAGCAACACTATGTTTTAAGCGAGCAAACAGATTTCAGCTGCACTTTGCTATCTGAATTTCTTGATGGCTTTCTCAATGGAAGTCTTCATCCATATCAACAGTCTGAGCATGTTGTTCCAACAATTAGGGATGCTCCAATTCCACCATTTGTTAATCTGGATTTTCACGAGGCTGATTCTATCCCTCGAGTGACAGTGCATATGTTCAATGAGCTGGTCTTTTATAATCAGTCTGATTCCAAAAATGCTGGTAATTCTCGAGATAGGGATGTTTTGGTTCTTTTCAGCAATAGCTGGTGTGGGTTTTGCCAGAGGATGGAACTGGTTGTTCGTGAAGTGTATCGTGCAATCAAGGGATATACTAAAACCCTAAGGAATGGGTTTAAGAATGAGAAACTGTCATTGAATAGGG ATGAGGCGAGCAATGCGAACCTGAAGTTTCCAATGATCTACTTGATGGATTGTACATTAAATGACTGCAGCCCAATCCTGAAATCTGCGGCTCAG AGGGAACTTTATCCATCTCTACTATTATTTCCAGCTGGGAGGAAGAAAGCTATCCCTTATGGTGGAGATATAGTAGTATCTAACATCATTGACTTTCTTGCTCACAACGGGGGCCACTTTTACGGTCTTCTTCAGGAGAAAG GTATACTGTGGAGTGAAGGTGAACCAGGGATAAATCATAACATGAATGCAGAAGCTCCTCCATTTAAGAACTTACCGCATGAAATAATACTTCAAGAAGGACCACCAACGTTAGATGTTCAGTTCAGCGAAAATAGAGCTCCTCTTAGTAGCTCCGCGAAAACATCCTTTCATGTGATTGTTGGTTCCATCCTTGTTGCTACGGAGAAGCTTCTAAATGTTCACCCATTCGATGGATCGAAAGTACTTGTTGTGAAAGTGAATCAAAGCACAGGATTTCAAGGTCTGATTGTCAACAAACATATCAGCTGGGACTCGCTTGATGAACTTGAAGATAACTTACAGCTTCTGAAGGAGGCTCCTCTATCTTTCGGTGGCCCTGTTATGAAACGTGGAATGCCTCTCGTTTCATTGTCCAGAAAGTATATTGTTAATCAGTCCATGGAAGTATTACCAAATGTTTATTTTCTTGACCATAGGGCCACAATAAGCATCATAGAAGAGCTAAGGCTAGGAAACCAGTCTATCCATGATTTCTGGTTCTTTTTGGGATTTTCGAGTTGGGGTTGGGGCCAGCTATTTGATGAAATTTCTGAAGGAGCTTGGATTGTTAGAAATCATGATGAGGAGCAAATTGATGGGGCTTGGAGATGA